ACGGAGGGCCGTGAGCGGCTGGGGCCCTTCACGGAGGCGCTGCGCCGCCGGGGCATCCGTGTGTACCCGGTGTCCTGCGCCACGGGCGAGGGCATGCAGGCCCTGATGGACGCGGTGGCGGAGGTGCTCTTTACCGGCAGCACCGACAAGCTCCACGTCGAGATGCCGACGAAGCGGTCCGCCTCCAAGGCTCCGGCGAAGAAGGCTCCGGCGAAGAAGGCAGGTGCCAGGGCCCCCGTGAAGAAGGCTCCGGCGAAGCAGGCGGCGCGCAAGGCTCCGGCGAAGAAGGCCGCCGCGAAGAAGGCTCCTGCGAAGAAGGCTCCTGCGAAGAAGGCCGCCGCGAAGAAGACCTCGCGCAAGCCGGTGGCGAAGAAGGCTGTCCGCAAGGCGCCGGTGAAGAAGGCCGCCGCGAAGAAGGTGGTGCGCAAGCCCGTGAAGAAGTCCGGCGGGAGGCGCTGAGCCGATGGCTGGTGGAGGCCCCCGCTACGAGAAGTTCGAGCGCGAAGGCGTCGAGCCGGAGCAGTTCCTGCTCGACGTGCGGAAGGAGAAGATCGACCGCGTCGTCAGCCAGCGCACGCGCAACTTCGTGGTGGTGCTCGACCGGCTGGAGGACAACTTCAACATGGCCGCGGTGCTGCGCACCTGCGAGTCCATGGGCGTGCAGGAGGTGCACGTCGTCATCAACCCGGAAGCGCCCTTCATCCCCAACCTGCGGGTGGCCCAGGGCTGCGACAAGTGGTTGGACGTGCACCTCTACAAGACCTTCGGCGAGTGCCGTGAGCACCTGAAGGGCCGGGGCTTCAGCCTCTACGCGTCGGCGCTGCGCGAGGGGGCCACCAACCTCTACAGCCTGCGCTTCGACACGAAGTTCGCCATGGTGTTCGGCAACGAGCGTTACGGCGTCAGCGACGATGTGCTCAACGGCGTGGATGGCACCTTCTGGGTGCCCATGAAGGGCTTCAGCCAGAGCCTGAACATCTCCGCGGCGGCGTCCGCCAGCATCACCCGGGCGGTCGCCTGGCGGGACGAGCACCTGGCGGGGGGCTCCGGGGACCTGACGCCCACGGAGGCCCAGGAGCTGCGGGAGCGCTTCTACCTGCTGGGCGTGAAGCAGCGGAAGCGTCTGGTCAAAGCCACACAGCGGTGAATGCCAGGCCCCCGGGGGCCGTCCGGATGCGGTAGATGGACCCTGCGGGCGCCCTGGGTGCCCGCTCCGGAGGCGCACGCCATGTTGCTGGAATCCCTGCTCTTCACGCTCCTCACGCAGGCCCCCACCACCGCGACCGCGCCGAAGCCCGCGGCCGCCGCCAAGGCCCCCGCCGCCGCTCCCAGGGATGCCGGCACGGCCGCCATGCCCCCCTCCGCGAAGCAGGGCGACGCGAGCGTGGCCGCCAATGCCCCCAAGCCCGCTCCGAAGCCGATGGCGCCCGAGGTGAAGACGCTCGTGGACCGGATGCAGGCCTTCTACGAGAAGACGGGCGACTTCAAGGCGGGCTTCAAGCAGGACTACAAGTACAAGGCCTTCCGCCGCACGCAGACGTCCACGGGCACGGTGACCTACAAGAAGCCGGGCCTGATGCGCTGGGAGTACGAGAACCCGTCCAAGCGGACGTTCGTGCTCGCGGGCAACAAGGTCTACATGCACGACCCGGAGGCGCAGACGCTGTCCGTGGCGGCCATGGACACCAGCCAGCTGTCCGCGTCGGTGACGTTCCTCTTCGGCCAGGGGAAGCTGGCGGACGAGTTCGCCATCACCAAGGGCGACTGCAAGGACTGCAAGGGCACGCTGCTGGTGCTGGATCCGCTGAAGAACGAGCCCCGCTTCCGCCAGGTGCGCCTGGAGGTGGACCCCTCGACGGCGCAGGTGCTCAAGAGCACGGTGGTGGATCCGGATGGCAGTGAGAACACCATCGCGTTCCTGGACCTGAAGACGAACGTGGGCATCTCCGCGGACAGCTTCAAGCTGAACCCGCCCGAGGGCACCCGCGTGGACGACTTCACCAAGAAGGCGCAGTAGGACGGGCCGCCCTTCATGCGTGGCGTGCTGCTGGCGGGATGCGTGCTGCTGGGCGCGGGGTGTCACTCCGCCGCGCCCGCGGGCCCTTCACGTCCCACGAGCCTCGCGGGGCAGACGCTGCCCCTCCTGTCGTCGCCCTCGCTGCGGCTGACGGTGGCGGGCCGGTTGGGGAACCGGGTCGTGCCGGTGGTGCTGGACGTCACGCGGCCGCTGTCGCTCGTGTCCTCCAGCTGCTTCGACGGTGAGCCGCCCGTGGCCGCGGGGACCGCGCGCGTGCCGGAGTCCTCCGGAGGCCATCGCTCCTGGCCGGAGGTGCCGGCCCCGCCGGTGACGGTGGGCCCGGTGGCGCCGCCCCTGCGCACGCTGCTGCTCTCCGGTGAGACGGGCTGCTCGGTGACGCTGGGGCAGGACGTGCTGTTCCCGTATGCCCTCACGGTGGATCCGCTGCGCCGCGAGGTGACCTTCACCGCTTCACGTCCCCGCGAGGCCTACGACGCGGAGCTGCGCGCGACGGACTCGGTGCGCGAGTCCCACGTGGTGGAACTGAGCCGCGAGCCGCTGGGCGACTGGCCGCTCCTGGCCGTGCAGGTGACGCAGGGCGGGGCGAGCATCACCGGCCCCTTCGTGCTGGGCACGCGCGAGCCCTTCTCCCGCCTGGCGGTGGACCCCGCGCTGGGGCTGGGGCTTCAGCCGCTGGAGACGGCCGCGGGCCTCCCGCCGCGCACCTTCGTGGTGGACGCGGTGGAGGTGGCCGACGGCCTGGGCGTGAAGCCGCTGGTGATGGAGGCCGCGGGGCGCTGGCCGTCGCAGAGCAGCCTGGGCCGGCTGGGGCCGGACGTGTGGGGCCGCTTCACCGCCACCGTGGACGCGCAGGGAGGGGCGCTGGTGCTGCGCAGGCCCCACGTGCGCACGCCCGAAGGCGGAGGCCGCCAGCAGTGCGCGGGCGAGGGTGGCGCGTTCAGCGAGGAGGCCTGCTACGGCATCTTCGTGCGCGCGGAGCCCGACGGCGCGGTGGCCCTCTCCGGCGAGGTGTTCCGGGACGTGCCGGAGGGCGTGCGCCTGTACGTGGAGCCCAGGGGCGTGGACGGTCAGCGATTGGAGACCGGTTGCCAGGTGGGCCTGAGCTTCCAGACCACCACGCGCGGAGCCAACACGCAGCACCGGCTGCCGTGGGCCTCGCTGGCGAAGACCCTGCCCGCGTGCCACGCCGCGCTCCAGGGCGCGAAGAGCTACGCGGTGTCGCTGGTGGAAGAAGGGCGTCAGCCCGAGTGCCCCACGACGTGCGCCTTCGTCACCGAGTCCGCGTCGCGGCGGACGGTGTGCGAGTGCCAGCCCACGCCGCTGGGCGAGGGCGTGGCGGTGCCGACGAAGGGCTCGGGCCCGCAGCCGCCGCCCGTCGAGGAGCGCGAGCTGGAGCCCGAGGATCCGAAGTAGGGCCCACGAACGGCTCGGGCCCGCGACCGCCTCCGGATGGGAGGACGGGGCGGGCCCGGGGCACGGCCTTCGTTCGTGACGGACTACTCCGGCCGCGGCTCCGGCGGACGCGCCAGCGCCTTCAGCGGCACGGGCGCGGGATGGGCCTCGCGCGGGGTGTGCTCGCGCTGCTTCGGATCCGGACGCTCCACCACGCGGGCGATGAGGTCGTAGTCGTGCGCTTCCGTCACCTCCACGGTGACGAACTCGCCCGGGTACGCCAGGCCGTCGTTGATGTAGACCTGCCCGTCGATTTCCGGCGCCTGGCCCTCGTGGCGGCCCACCAGCAGGTGCTCGGACTCCTCGCTGGGGCCCTCCACCAGCACGGTGAGCTTCTGGCCCACGAGCTTCTTGTTCTGCTCGCGGTTGATGCGCTTCTGGATGGCCATCACCTCGCGCCAGCGGCGCTCGATGGTCTTCGCCGGGACCTTGTTCGGCAGGTCGAACGCGGCGGTGTTCTCCTCGTCCGAGTACTGGAACACGCCCAGGCGCTGGAAGCGCTGCTCCTTCACGAACTCCTTCAGGAGCTCGAAGTCCTCCTCCGTCTCACCCGGCAGGCCGACGATGAGCGAGGTGCGCATCACCAGGTTCGGCACGCGCTCGCGCAGCTTGCCCAGCAGCTTCTTGAGGAACTCCGAGTTGCGGCCGCGCTTCATGGACAGCAGCAGCTTGTCGCTGGCGTGCTGCACCGGCATGTCCAGGTACTTGGCGATCTTCGGCTCGGTGGCGATGACGTCGATGAGCTCGTCCGGGAACACGCGCGGGTAGGCGTAGTGCAGGCGGATCCACTTCACGTCCACCTTCACCAGCTCCTTGAGCAGCTCGTGGAGCTTCGGCTTGCCGGGCAGGTCATGCCCGTACGCCGTCAGGTCCTGCGCGACGAGGTTCAGCTCCTGCACGCCGCTGTCCGCCAGGTTCCGCGCCTCCGCCACGATGTCCTGCACCGTGCGCGAGCGCTGGCCGCCGCGCAGCGTGGGGATGATGCAGAACGCGCAGGCGTTGTCGCAGCCCTCTGAAATCTTCAGATACGCCGTGTACTTCGGCATCGAGTTGATGCGCGGCGTCTCCGCGTTGTGGATGTAGTCCGGATCCGGAATCACCTGGCGCGGCGTGGCCTCGGCCGCCAGCAGGTCACCAATCTGGGCGTACGCGCTGGTGCCCAGGAAGTGGTCCACCTCCGGCATCTCCTGCGACAGCTCCTGGCCGTAGCGCTGGGACAGGCAGCCGGTGACGACGAGCGTCTTGCACGAGCCCGACTTCTTCAGCTCCGCCATCTCCAGGATGGAGTCCACGGACTCCTGCTTCGCAGGGCCGATGAAGGCGCACGTGTTGACCACGATGACCTCCGCCTCCGAGGCCTCCTGCACGAGCGAATAGCCACGCGTGCGCAGCGTGCCCAGCATCACCTCGGAGTCCACCCGGTTCTTCGGGCAGCCGAGGGTCATCATGTACAGGCTCTTGGTCTCTTCCACGCGCGTCTACCGCTTTCCCAGTTGCGTCCGCTCGAAGTGGTCCGCACTCCAAACGAAGTTGATGATGGCGCCGTTCGAGTAACCGATGTTCAGCGCCCCGTCTTCTTCCAGCTCCACCGAGGTGGCGCGACCCAGCGCACAGGTGGCGGCCGGCCAGTCGAGCACCCGCTGGGCTGTCTTCCCCGACACCACATAGAGCCCCATGCGGAGCTCGTCATCGGAGTCGCATTGACCCTCGACGGCATAGGGATTCTTCCCAGTGAGCACGGTAACGACCGGTCGTCCGTCCGGCAGGCTTAACGTCTCCGGCAGGTTCACGCCCATCTTGGAGGCGTCCACCGCGTTGGGCGCCACCAGCTCGCGCAGCGAGCCGGGGG
This DNA window, taken from Corallococcus coralloides DSM 2259, encodes the following:
- a CDS encoding LolA family protein — protein: MLLESLLFTLLTQAPTTATAPKPAAAAKAPAAAPRDAGTAAMPPSAKQGDASVAANAPKPAPKPMAPEVKTLVDRMQAFYEKTGDFKAGFKQDYKYKAFRRTQTSTGTVTYKKPGLMRWEYENPSKRTFVLAGNKVYMHDPEAQTLSVAAMDTSQLSASVTFLFGQGKLADEFAITKGDCKDCKGTLLVLDPLKNEPRFRQVRLEVDPSTAQVLKSTVVDPDGSENTIAFLDLKTNVGISADSFKLNPPEGTRVDDFTKKAQ
- a CDS encoding TrmH family RNA methyltransferase produces the protein MAGGGPRYEKFEREGVEPEQFLLDVRKEKIDRVVSQRTRNFVVVLDRLEDNFNMAAVLRTCESMGVQEVHVVINPEAPFIPNLRVAQGCDKWLDVHLYKTFGECREHLKGRGFSLYASALREGATNLYSLRFDTKFAMVFGNERYGVSDDVLNGVDGTFWVPMKGFSQSLNISAAASASITRAVAWRDEHLAGGSGDLTPTEAQELRERFYLLGVKQRKRLVKATQR
- the rimO gene encoding 30S ribosomal protein S12 methylthiotransferase RimO, producing MTLGCPKNRVDSEVMLGTLRTRGYSLVQEASEAEVIVVNTCAFIGPAKQESVDSILEMAELKKSGSCKTLVVTGCLSQRYGQELSQEMPEVDHFLGTSAYAQIGDLLAAEATPRQVIPDPDYIHNAETPRINSMPKYTAYLKISEGCDNACAFCIIPTLRGGQRSRTVQDIVAEARNLADSGVQELNLVAQDLTAYGHDLPGKPKLHELLKELVKVDVKWIRLHYAYPRVFPDELIDVIATEPKIAKYLDMPVQHASDKLLLSMKRGRNSEFLKKLLGKLRERVPNLVMRTSLIVGLPGETEEDFELLKEFVKEQRFQRLGVFQYSDEENTAAFDLPNKVPAKTIERRWREVMAIQKRINREQNKKLVGQKLTVLVEGPSEESEHLLVGRHEGQAPEIDGQVYINDGLAYPGEFVTVEVTEAHDYDLIARVVERPDPKQREHTPREAHPAPVPLKALARPPEPRPE